The proteins below come from a single Cottoperca gobio chromosome 11, fCotGob3.1, whole genome shotgun sequence genomic window:
- the LOC115015922 gene encoding tapasin-like isoform X2, with amino-acid sequence MTYRSKSIYKLSLVAVICFIKASSSSCPVLECWFVQEKAGRGGGLAAATSQEKSLLHIRTDAYSHSAESQQAPSDINPDRVYFITDPAATLCHRSLNPPRGSVNKPHCEINPFLPQPSTLKWVAPLTDSALSPIYLQADWFSTSIQGLNKQLAISTITRAPTAAQEPNVILSVTSKTVSVQSRLGEPVLLDCGFWAYPPSPLSGSGFAVEWRYQFRGDGRLVLAYDGKTDRLADTQEEGATLDFEGLHRKGNASLILQEAKVRHSGMYICTVYLPYLVAQVAVELEVVEPPSLSIYPSALPLAVHGQTLTVQCEASGFAPLSLELSWEFKGTDGKSRPLGSGSVTGHRQAWDGTYSQSTRLELDTTKLDLGRGGEVTCVAVHLGGTRRASVTLNVIGFSTPSIEDSMAMVGVALVLYGLIKFVSWTFTSSGSDEAGPQEKKDK; translated from the exons ccagcagcagcagctgtccaGTGTTGGAGTGCTGGTTTGTGCAGGAGAAAGCGGGTCGAGGAGGAGGTTTAGCTGCAGCTACAAGCCAGGAAAAATctctgcttcacatcagaaCAGACGCCTACAGCCACTCTGCAGAGTCCCAACAGGCTCCATCTGACATCAACCCCGACAGAGTTTACTTTATTACCG ACCCAGCTGCCACTCTCTGCCACCGCTCTCTGAACCCTCCAAGAGGCTCTGTCAACAAGCCCCATTGTGAGATCAACCCCTTCTTGCCGCAGCCCTCCACCCTCAAATGGGTTGCTCCACTCACGGACTCCGCCTTAAGCCCCATATACCTGCAAGCTGATTGGTTTTCAACTTCCATTCAGGGCCTCAACAAACAGCTGGCCATTTCCACTATCACGCGTGCTCCAACAGCAGCCCAAGAGCCCAATG TGATCCTCAGTGTGACCAGTAAAACCGTCTCAGTGCAGTCCAGACTCGGGGAACCAGTGCTACTGGATTGTGGCTTCTGGGCCTACCCCCCTTCACCTCTATCCGGGTCGGGGTTTGCCGTAGAGTGGCGCTACCAATTCAGAGGCGACGGACGTTTGGTTCTGGCCTACGACGGGAAAACGGACCGCTTGGCTGATACACAAGAGGAAGGGGCCACACTGGACTTCGAGGGTTTGCACAGGAAAGGAAATGCGTCTCTGATCCTGCAGGAGGCTAAAGTGCGCCACTCCGGGATGTATATTTGTACGGTGTATCTGCCGTACCTTGTGGCTCAGGTGGCGGTGGAGCTTGAGGTTGTAG AACCTCCATCCCTCTCCATTTACCCGTCCGCTCTGCCCCTCGCTGTTCACGGCCAGACTTTGACTGTCCAGTGTGAGGCGTCTGGCTTTGCCCCCCTCTCCCTGGAACTGAGCTGGGAGTTTAAAGGCACCGATGGGAAGTCCAGGCCTCTGGGATCAGGCAGCGTAACAGGCCACAGGCAGGCCTGGGATGGAACCTATAGCCAGAGCACCCGGCTGGAGCTTGACACAACGAAGCTGGACCTGGGCAGAGGAGGGGAGGTCACCTGTGTGGCTGTCCATCTTGGAGGAACACGACGGGCCAGCGTAACCCTCAATGTCATCG GTTTCAGTACTCCCTCCATTGAGGACTCAATGGCAATGGTCGGTGTAGCGCTGGTGCTTTACGGTCTTATCAAGTTTGTGTCTTGGACCTTCACCAGCTCAG GCTCAGATGAGGCTGGTCCACAAGAGAAg AAAGACAAGTAA
- the LOC115015922 gene encoding tapasin-like isoform X1 translates to MTYRSKSIYKLSLVAVICFIKASSSSCPVLECWFVQEKAGRGGGLAAATSQEKSLLHIRTDAYSHSAESQQAPSDINPDRVYFITDPAATLCHRSLNPPRGSVNKPHCEINPFLPQPSTLKWVAPLTDSALSPIYLQADWFSTSIQGLNKQLAISTITRAPTAAQEPNVILSVTSKTVSVQSRLGEPVLLDCGFWAYPPSPLSGSGFAVEWRYQFRGDGRLVLAYDGKTDRLADTQEEGATLDFEGLHRKGNASLILQEAKVRHSGMYICTVYLPYLVAQVAVELEVVEPPSLSIYPSALPLAVHGQTLTVQCEASGFAPLSLELSWEFKGTDGKSRPLGSGSVTGHRQAWDGTYSQSTRLELDTTKLDLGRGGEVTCVAVHLGGTRRASVTLNVIGFSTPSIEDSMAMVGVALVLYGLIKFVSWTFTSSGSDEAGPQEKVMLHFKILQSS, encoded by the exons ccagcagcagcagctgtccaGTGTTGGAGTGCTGGTTTGTGCAGGAGAAAGCGGGTCGAGGAGGAGGTTTAGCTGCAGCTACAAGCCAGGAAAAATctctgcttcacatcagaaCAGACGCCTACAGCCACTCTGCAGAGTCCCAACAGGCTCCATCTGACATCAACCCCGACAGAGTTTACTTTATTACCG ACCCAGCTGCCACTCTCTGCCACCGCTCTCTGAACCCTCCAAGAGGCTCTGTCAACAAGCCCCATTGTGAGATCAACCCCTTCTTGCCGCAGCCCTCCACCCTCAAATGGGTTGCTCCACTCACGGACTCCGCCTTAAGCCCCATATACCTGCAAGCTGATTGGTTTTCAACTTCCATTCAGGGCCTCAACAAACAGCTGGCCATTTCCACTATCACGCGTGCTCCAACAGCAGCCCAAGAGCCCAATG TGATCCTCAGTGTGACCAGTAAAACCGTCTCAGTGCAGTCCAGACTCGGGGAACCAGTGCTACTGGATTGTGGCTTCTGGGCCTACCCCCCTTCACCTCTATCCGGGTCGGGGTTTGCCGTAGAGTGGCGCTACCAATTCAGAGGCGACGGACGTTTGGTTCTGGCCTACGACGGGAAAACGGACCGCTTGGCTGATACACAAGAGGAAGGGGCCACACTGGACTTCGAGGGTTTGCACAGGAAAGGAAATGCGTCTCTGATCCTGCAGGAGGCTAAAGTGCGCCACTCCGGGATGTATATTTGTACGGTGTATCTGCCGTACCTTGTGGCTCAGGTGGCGGTGGAGCTTGAGGTTGTAG AACCTCCATCCCTCTCCATTTACCCGTCCGCTCTGCCCCTCGCTGTTCACGGCCAGACTTTGACTGTCCAGTGTGAGGCGTCTGGCTTTGCCCCCCTCTCCCTGGAACTGAGCTGGGAGTTTAAAGGCACCGATGGGAAGTCCAGGCCTCTGGGATCAGGCAGCGTAACAGGCCACAGGCAGGCCTGGGATGGAACCTATAGCCAGAGCACCCGGCTGGAGCTTGACACAACGAAGCTGGACCTGGGCAGAGGAGGGGAGGTCACCTGTGTGGCTGTCCATCTTGGAGGAACACGACGGGCCAGCGTAACCCTCAATGTCATCG GTTTCAGTACTCCCTCCATTGAGGACTCAATGGCAATGGTCGGTGTAGCGCTGGTGCTTTACGGTCTTATCAAGTTTGTGTCTTGGACCTTCACCAGCTCAG GCTCAGATGAGGCTGGTCCACAAGAGAAggtaatgttacattttaaaatactacaAAGCTCATAA